One window from the genome of Salvia miltiorrhiza cultivar Shanhuang (shh) chromosome 7, IMPLAD_Smil_shh, whole genome shotgun sequence encodes:
- the LOC130993831 gene encoding UPF0496 protein 1-like — protein sequence MARAKAIFERYNHVLQNRLSRTFRRAGSLRAPAAAEPPAANHDLSSSNFTSADSDLSSYEAACRSDPDLQNFDSKLQIRTSRAINSISVVLDVRSLPLDSLREVTEYLLEMNQEVVTITLQNKRDIWKDDEFSDLVVFENCLLTLDFCTTLDSCLKRVAVVVAGISDFSIKK from the exons CAAAATAGGTTGAGCCGAACGTTCCGCCGCGCCGGCAGCCTCCGTGCGCCGGCGGCGGCTGAGCCACCTGCTGCAAATCATGACCTCAGCTCCTCCAATTTTACTTCCGCCGACTCCGATCTGAGCTCGTACGAAGCGGCGTGCCGCTCCGACCCCGACCTCCAAAACTTCGACTCGAAGCTCCAGATCCGCACAAGCCGCGCCATCAACTCCATCTCCGTGGTCCTCGACGTCCGCTCCCTCCCCCTCGACTCCCTCCGCGAAGTCACCGAATACCTCCTCGAGATGAACCAGGAGGTCGTCACAATCACCCTCCAAAACAAGCGCGACATTTGGAAAGACGACGAATTCTCCGATCTCGTCGTCTTCGAGAATTGCCTCCTCACCTTGGATTTCTGCACCACCCTCGATTCGTGCCTCAAACgcgtcgcggtggtggtggct GGCATTTCTgacttttcaatcaaaaagtag
- the LOC130995298 gene encoding EPIDERMAL PATTERNING FACTOR-like protein 2 — protein sequence MACMIHYLLALELLLSPTLNPLHFMAQGRQLPDLRMMQRINEEKVMKMVAVIGSKPPRCDNKRCKSCGECEAVQVPIVPSKEFISQKHLHFHPIPRINIIAYSRGDYISNYKPMCWKCKCGDSYFNPGGA from the exons ATGGCCTGCATGATTCATTATTTGCTGGCATTGGAACTTTTACTCTCGCCAACTTTAAATCCACTCCATTTCATGGCTCAAG GAAGACAACTGCCCGATCTCAGAATG ATGCAGAGAATAAATGAAGAAAAGGTGATGAAAATGGTAGCAGTGATAGGATCAAAGCCTCCAAGATGTGATAATAAAAGATGCAAGTCTTGTGGAGAGTGCGAGGCAGTTCAGGTTCCAATTGTGCCCTCAAAGGAATTCATCTCCCAAAAACACTTGCATTTTCATCCAATCCCAAGAATTAATATCATTGCATATTCAAGAGGAGATTATATTTCAAACTATAAGCCAATGTGTTGGAAATGTAAATGCGGAGATTCATATTTCAACCCTGGAGGGGCCTAA